A window of Sphingomonas astaxanthinifaciens DSM 22298 genomic DNA:
TCGACCACCTCGCCGAGAATGACGAGCATGCGCTGACCATCGTCCGCGATATCGTGTCGACGCTGCCCGAGCAGCGGCCGGCGATCGAGGCCCGCGAGGCGCATCCGCCGGCGTTCGATCCGGCCGAGCTTTACGGCATCGTCCCCGAGGACGTTCGCGCGCCCTATGACGTGCACGAGGTCATCGCGCGGATCGTCGACGGGTCCGAATTCCACGAATTCAAGGCGCTCTACGGTACGACGCTCGTCTGCGGGTTCGCGCATATCCACGGGATGCCGGTCGCGATCCTTGCCAATAACGGGGTCCTGTTCAGCGAGAGCGCGGTCAAGGGCGCGCATTTCATCGAGCTGGCCTGCCAGCGCCGCGTGCCCCTGCTGTTCCTCCAGAATATCTCGGGCTTCATGGTCGGCGGGAAATATGAGGCCGAGGGGATCGCCAAGCATGGCGCAAAGCTCGTCACCGCCGTCGCGACGGCACAGGTGCCCAAGGTCACCGTGCTGATCGGCGGCAGCTTCGGCGCGGGCAATTACGGCATGTGCGGACGGGCCTACTCCCCGCGCTTCCTGTTCAGCTGGCCCAACAGCCGGATCAGCGTGATGGGCGGGGAGCAGGCCGCGAGCGTGCTCGCCACCGTCCACCGCGATGCCGACAAGTGGAGTCCGGAAGAGGCCGAAGCCTTCAAGGCGCCGATCCGCGAGGATTATGAGGCGCAGGGCAATCCCTGGCACGCCACCGCCCGCCTGTGGGACGACGGCATCATCGACCCCGCCCAGACCCGCGACGTCCTCGGACTCGCCTTCGCCGCCTGCCTGAACGCGCCGATCCCGGAGCGTCCGCAGTTCGGCGTATTCCGGATGTAATCATGACCATGCGTACCGACTGGACCCGTGCGGAGATTGCCGCGCTTTTGGACCTGCCGTTCACCGAGCTCCTGTTCCGCGCCGCCGAGACGCACCGCACCCACCACGCGGCGGGCGAGGTGCAACTGTGCACGCTGCTCTCGATCAAGACCGGCGGCTGCCCCGAGGATTGCGGATATTGCTCGCAGTCTGCCTTCGCCGACAGCGGGCTCAAGGCCGAGAAACTGATGGATGTGGAGGCGGTGCTCGCTTCGGCCGCGGAGGCCAAGGCGGCGGGCTCGCAGCGCTTCTGCATGGGCGCGGCCTGGCGCAGTCCCAAAGACCGCGACATGACCGCCGTCTGCCGGATGGTCGAGGGCGTGAAGGCGATGGGGCTCGAGACCTGTATGACGCTCGGCATGCTGACGGGCGAGCAGGCGAAACAGCTCAAGGCTGCCGGCCTCGACTATTACAACCACAACATCGACAACTCGCCCGAACATTATGGCGAGATCATCTCGACCCGGACCTTTCAGGAGCGCCTGGATACGCTTGAGCAAGTGCGCGCGGCGGGGATCAGCGTCTGCTGCGGCGGGATCGTCGGCATGGGCGAGACCCGCGACGACCGGGTCGGCTTTCTCCACGCCCTCGCCACCCTGCCGCGCCATCCCGGAAGCGTGCCGGTGAATGCGCTGGTGCCGGTCAGGGGCACGGTGCTCGGCGACATGTATGCGGGCGAGCGGCTGATCGACGATATCGAGTTCGTGCGCACCGTCGCCGTCGCCCGGATCACGATGCCGCGCTCGATGGTGCGGCTGTCGGCGGGGCGCGAAAGCATGAGCGAGGCGACCCAGGCCTTGTGCTTCCTGGCCGGCGCGAACAGCATCTTCACCGGTGACAAGCTGCTGACCACCGCCAATGCGGGTGACAGCAAGGACGCCGCCTTGTTCGCCAAGCTTGGCCTCAAGCCGATGGAGGCCGAGGAACCGATGCGCATGCTGGAGCCCGCCGAATGAGTCTGACCCTGCTGATCGCCGCCATCGCCCTGCAGGGCGCCGGAAAGCTGCCGCCCGCCGGCCCTCTGCCTGCGCCGTCCTTCGAGGAAGCGGGGGTGCTTGCGCCGATCAACGAGGCGTTCCGCGCGCTCGAGACGCAGGACCCGGCCGCGCTGCTGCGCGTCGTCAAGGCCGATGGCCGGGTGACGGCGGTGGGCACGCTCGCCAGCGGGGCCACGGGGGTCCGCTCGTCGAGCTGGACCGATTATGCCGCGCGGATGAAGCCGGGCAACGAATTCAAGGAGCGGATCACCAACCCCGCGATCGAGATCGACGGCGACATCGCCATGGTCTGGGCGCCCTTCACCATCGATGTCGGTGGCAAGATCGTCGCCTGCGGGACCGACCATTTCGATCTCGTCCGCGAGGGCGGCGCGTGGAAGATCCTCAACATCACCTTCTCGTCGCGGACGAGCGGATGCCCGGGCCAATGATCGGATCGCTGCTCATCGCCAATCGCGGCGAGATCGCCTGCCGGGTGATCCGTACCGCGCAACGCCTCGGAATCCGCACGGTGGCGGTCTATTCGGATGCCGACGCCGACGCGCTGCACGTACGGATGGCGGACGAGGCGGTGCACATCGGACCAAGCCCGGTGCGCGAAAGCTATCTCGTCGGCGAGGCAATCATCGCGGCAGCGAAGGATGCGGGCGCGGAAGCGATCCATCCGGGCTACGGCTTCCTCAGCGAAAATGCCGATTTCGCGCAGGCGGTGCTCGATGCCGGGCTGGTGTGGGTCGGCCCGAAGCCGGCCAGCATCCGGGCGATGGGCCTCAAGGATGCCGCGAAGAAGCTCATGGCCGATGCCGGCGTCCCGGTCACGCCGGGCTATCTCGGCGACGACCAGCGCCCGGAACGCCTCAAGGCCGAAGCCGACGCGATCGGCTATCCGGTGCTGATCAAAGCGGTCGCGGGTGGCGGCGGCAAGGGCATGCGCAAGGTCGACCGCGCGGACGACTTCGCCGATGCGCTCGCAAGCTGCCAGCGCGAGGCGGCCTCGAGCTTCGGCAACGATGTCGTGCTGATCGAGAAATATATCCTCTCGCCGCGCCACATCGAGGTGCAGGTGTTCGGCGATGGCCAGGGCAATGTCGTCCACCTGTTCGAGCGCGACTGCTCGCTCCAGCGTCGGCACCAGAAGGTCATCGAGGAAGCGCCGGCGCCCGGCATGGACGAGGCCACGCGCGCCGCCGTCTGCGGGGCCGCGGTCCGGGCGGCCCAGGCGGTCGATTACGAAGGCGCGGGCACGATCGAATTCATCGCCGATGCGAGCGAGGGCCTCCGGGCCGACCGCGTCTGGTTCATGGAGATGAACACTCGGCTCCAGGTCGAGCATCCGGTGACCGAGGAGATTACGGGTCAGGACCTGGTCGAGTGGCAGCTGCGGGTCGCGAGCGGCGAACCCTTGCCCCGGCGGCAGGAAGAGCTGTCGATTCATGGCCACGCCATCGAGGCGCGACTCTATGCCGAGGATCCCGCCACCGGCTTTCTGCCGAGCACGGGCGTGCTGGAGCATTTCGATCTTGGGGAAGAAGGCCGGATCGAGACCGGGGTCGAGGAAGGCGACGAAATCTCGCCCTTCTACGATCCGATGATCGCCAAGCTGGTCGTTCTTGGCGACGATCGCGAGGAAGCGATCGGGGCACTGGCCGGTGTGATCGACGAGGTCGAGGTGTGGCCGGTCAGGACCAACGCCGGCTTCCTGTTCAATTGCCTGCTCGACGATGATTTCGGCACCGGGGAGATCGATACGGGTTTCATCGCGCGCAAGCTCGACGAGCTGGTGCCGGCACCCGTCGCGGATGAAGGTGTCTGGCGTGCCGCGGCGGTCATCGCACTCGCCCGCGACGAGGAGGATCCGCTCGCCGGCTTCCGCCTGAACGCGCCGTCGCAGCCTGCGGTGACGCTGTCGCATGGAAGCGAGCGCCGGCGGATCATCCTCGCCGATGACGAGGATTTCGCGCCCGCTTCGGGTTTTCGCGACGAGGAGCGGGTGGTCGTCTTCTACGAGGGCCAGGCCCATGAATTTTCGCTCGGCGTGCGCGGGAAGGTCGGCGCGGCCGGCGGCGACGGAAGCATTATCGCGCCGATGCCCGGCAAGGTGACCAGCGTCGACGTCACGGCCGGCGCGAGCGTCACCAAAGGCCAGCGTCTCCTCACCCTCGAAGCGATGAAGATGGAGCATGCCATGTTTGCGCCGTTCGACGGGACGGTCACGGAGATCAATGTCGAGGCGGGACAGCAGGTGGCGGTCGAGGCCGTGCTGGCGACCGTGGAGCTGGTGGCCGTCTAGAAGCCTCAGGTCCCTTGCGCCGGGCTTGATCCGGGAAGGCGCATCTTCTTAAGCGGCGGCACACGAATGCGCGATGCCGGAGCGGATCCGGCGGACGAGGAGAGACTGGACATGGACATCAACGGTGTTGCGGCGGTGGTGACGGGCGGAGCCTCTGGGCTCGGCGAGGCGACCGCGCGGGCGCTTGCGGCCAAGGGCGCCAAGGTCGCCATTTTTGATCGCAACCAGGAGCAGGGCGAAAAGGTCGCGGCCGAGATCGGCGGGATCTTCTGCCAGGTCGACGTCACCAGCGACGACACCGTGGTCGCCGGCTTCG
This region includes:
- a CDS encoding carboxyl transferase domain-containing protein — protein: MSAPRLDTKISPDSAEFRARAAHNRALADRLRADVAAAALGGNEKSRERHVSRGKLLPRERVERLLDPGSPFLEIGQLAANDLYDGEVPGAGLICGIGRVSGRQVMIVCNDATVKGGTYYPLTVKKHLRAQEIAEANRLPCVYLVDSGGANLPHQAEVFPDRDHFGRIFFNQANMSALGIPQIACVMGSCTAGGAYVPAMSDESVIVANQGTIFLAGPPLVKAATGEVISAEDLGGGDLHARKSGVVDHLAENDEHALTIVRDIVSTLPEQRPAIEAREAHPPAFDPAELYGIVPEDVRAPYDVHEVIARIVDGSEFHEFKALYGTTLVCGFAHIHGMPVAILANNGVLFSESAVKGAHFIELACQRRVPLLFLQNISGFMVGGKYEAEGIAKHGAKLVTAVATAQVPKVTVLIGGSFGAGNYGMCGRAYSPRFLFSWPNSRISVMGGEQAASVLATVHRDADKWSPEEAEAFKAPIREDYEAQGNPWHATARLWDDGIIDPAQTRDVLGLAFAACLNAPIPERPQFGVFRM
- the bioB gene encoding biotin synthase BioB — encoded protein: MRTDWTRAEIAALLDLPFTELLFRAAETHRTHHAAGEVQLCTLLSIKTGGCPEDCGYCSQSAFADSGLKAEKLMDVEAVLASAAEAKAAGSQRFCMGAAWRSPKDRDMTAVCRMVEGVKAMGLETCMTLGMLTGEQAKQLKAAGLDYYNHNIDNSPEHYGEIISTRTFQERLDTLEQVRAAGISVCCGGIVGMGETRDDRVGFLHALATLPRHPGSVPVNALVPVRGTVLGDMYAGERLIDDIEFVRTVAVARITMPRSMVRLSAGRESMSEATQALCFLAGANSIFTGDKLLTTANAGDSKDAALFAKLGLKPMEAEEPMRMLEPAE
- a CDS encoding nuclear transport factor 2 family protein, translated to MSLTLLIAAIALQGAGKLPPAGPLPAPSFEEAGVLAPINEAFRALETQDPAALLRVVKADGRVTAVGTLASGATGVRSSSWTDYAARMKPGNEFKERITNPAIEIDGDIAMVWAPFTIDVGGKIVACGTDHFDLVREGGAWKILNITFSSRTSGCPGQ
- a CDS encoding acetyl/propionyl/methylcrotonyl-CoA carboxylase subunit alpha, whose product is MIGSLLIANRGEIACRVIRTAQRLGIRTVAVYSDADADALHVRMADEAVHIGPSPVRESYLVGEAIIAAAKDAGAEAIHPGYGFLSENADFAQAVLDAGLVWVGPKPASIRAMGLKDAAKKLMADAGVPVTPGYLGDDQRPERLKAEADAIGYPVLIKAVAGGGGKGMRKVDRADDFADALASCQREAASSFGNDVVLIEKYILSPRHIEVQVFGDGQGNVVHLFERDCSLQRRHQKVIEEAPAPGMDEATRAAVCGAAVRAAQAVDYEGAGTIEFIADASEGLRADRVWFMEMNTRLQVEHPVTEEITGQDLVEWQLRVASGEPLPRRQEELSIHGHAIEARLYAEDPATGFLPSTGVLEHFDLGEEGRIETGVEEGDEISPFYDPMIAKLVVLGDDREEAIGALAGVIDEVEVWPVRTNAGFLFNCLLDDDFGTGEIDTGFIARKLDELVPAPVADEGVWRAAAVIALARDEEDPLAGFRLNAPSQPAVTLSHGSERRRIILADDEDFAPASGFRDEERVVVFYEGQAHEFSLGVRGKVGAAGGDGSIIAPMPGKVTSVDVTAGASVTKGQRLLTLEAMKMEHAMFAPFDGTVTEINVEAGQQVAVEAVLATVELVAV